The Bradyrhizobium sp. CCGB01 genome segment CTCGACCAGAAGAAGCTCGGTTACGCCAAGCCGGACGCACTCGTGATGCATCCCGGCCCCATGAACCGCGGCGTCGAGATCGACACCGCAGTCGCCGACGGCGCGCAGTCCCTGATCCGCGAACAGGTGGAGATGGGCGTGGCCGTGCGTATGGCCGTGCTGGAAGCGCTCGCCCGTAACCTTCCGAACGCGTGATGCCGATGCTGACCGACCGCCGCCCGATCCTGCTCGCCAACGCCCGCGTCGTCGATCCCTCCAGGGATTTCGACGGTGTCGGCGACGTCCTCATCGCCGACGGCACCATCCGCGAGACCCGCCGCGGCATCGGTGCGGCCGGGGTCCCCGAGGGCACCGATATCGTCAACTGCTCCGGCAAGATCGTGGCGCCTGGCCTCGTCGACATGCGCGCCTTTGTCGGCGAGCCCGGCTTCAGCCATCGCGAGACCTTTGCCTCGGCGAGCCAGGCGGCCGCGACCGGCGGCATCACCACCATCATCTGCCAGCCCGACACCTCGCCCGTGATCGACAACTCGGCGACCGTCGACTTCGTGATGCGCCGCGCCCGCGACACCGCCATCGTCAACATCCAGCCTATGGCAGCGCTGACCAAGGGCATGCGCGGCGAGGAGATGACCGAGTTCGGCCTGCTGAAGGCCGCCGGCGCGGTTGCCTTCAGCGACGGCGACAGAAGCGTGACCAACGCGCAGGTGATGCGCCGCGCGCTGACCTACGCCCGCGATTTCGACGCGCTGATCGTGCACCACACCGAGGACCCGGACCTGGTCGGCGAAGGCGTGATGAACGAAGGCGAGTTCGCCTCGCGGCTCGGCCTGATGGGCATCCCGAATGCCGCCGAGGCCGTGATGCTCGAACGCGACATGCGCCTCGTCGCGCTGACCGGCGGCCGCTATCATGCGGCGTCGCTGTCCTGCATCGACTCCCTCGACATCCTCGAGCGCGCCCGCGACGCCGGACTCGCCGTCAGCGCCTCGGTCTCGATCAACCACCTTGCGCTGAACGAGAACGACATCGGTCCCTATCGCTCGTTCCTGAAACTGTCGCCGCCGCTGCGGACCGAGGACAACCGCCGCGCGCTGGTCGCTGCGATGGCCTCCGGGCTCGTCGACGTCATCATGTCCGACCACAATCCGCAGGACGTCGAGGTCAAGCGTCTGCCGTTCGCGGAGGCCGCTCCCGGCGCCGTCGGGCTCGAGACCATGCTGCCGGCGGGCCTGCGGCTCGTGCACAACGGCGAGATGGAACTGAAGACGCTGATCAGGGCGATGTCGACGCGGCCGGCCGAGCTGCTCGGGCTGGCGGGGGGAACCCTGCGCGCCGGCAGCCCGGCCGACGTCATCGTGATCGACCCTGACGTGCCCTGGGTGGTCGATCCCGCCGACCTCAAATCGCCCTGCAAGAACACCCCGTTCGACGAGGCCCGCTTTACAGGCCGCGTGGTGCGCACCATTGTCGGCGGACGGACGGTGTACGAGCATGTCTGACGCGCGGGATCGTTCGACATGGAGATTCAGCCAAGGAATCTGTAGCCATGGGGCTTGAAGCCTTTCTGCCGGTGGCCTTCGTCATCGGCTACCTCCTCGGCTCGATCCCGTTCGGGCTGATTCTGACCAGGCTCGCCGGCACGCAGGATATCCGCTCGATCGGCTCCGGCAGCATCGGCGCCACCAATGTGCTGCGCACGGGACGCAAGAGCCTTGCCGCAGGCACCCTGCTGTTCGACGCCCTCAAGGGCACCGTCGCGGTGGTGATCGCCGGTTACATCGCAGGGCCCAATGCCGCCATGGTGGCCGGGCTCGGCGCGTTCCTCGGCCATCTCTTCCCGGTCTGGCTCAAGTTCAAGGGCGGCAAGGGCGTCGCCGTCTATATCGGCATCCTGCTCGGCCTGTTCTGGCCCGGCGCCGTCGTGTTCTGCCTGCTCTGGTTAGCTACCGCCTTCACCAGCCGCTACTCCTCACTGTCCGCGCTGGTGGCGGCGTTCATCACGCCGATGTTCCTGTGGTGGTTCGGCCACCTCGCATTGTCCGCGCTAGCGGCCGTGCTGACGCTGCTGCTGTTCTACGCGCATCGCGAGAACATCAAGCGATTGCAAGCGGGCAAGGAAAGCCGGATCGGCGAAAAGGCTTAGAAGCGTTTTCGAGCGAAGTGGGTACCGGTTCGCGTCAAGAAAACGCGTCAAAACAAAATCTGAAGCCGGAAAAAGTACGGATACCGCCGCAAGGCCTCCGCATTATATGCCAAATCCTGTTCGCAACTCACAGCCGAACCACGGCTTGAGTGGCGAACAGGTTCCATCACTGTCATCCTGACAGGGGAAATGGCGTTACGCGGTTGCTCAGAATGAGCGAAGAGATAGTCGGCGCGCATGACGGGGGTGGTTCGCACGGTGCTTCCGGCACCGCGGCGAGCCGGCTGCTGTCGATGACCAATATCTGGTCCGATGCGCCCTCGCCGCCTCCGGCGCCCAAGCCTGTCCCCGTTTCTCCGCCGGCGCCGCAGCCCGAGCCAATCGCTCGCGCTCCTGTCGCGGTCGAGGTCGTACCAACGCCCACGCCTGTCGCGCAGCCAAGCTCCGACCAATGGCCGCCGCGAAAACTCTCGCTGGCCCTTCAGGGCGGCGGCACTTTCGCGGCCTTCACCTGGGGCGTGCTGGAGCGGCTGCTGGAACACCCGACCATCGAGTTCGA includes the following:
- the plsY gene encoding glycerol-3-phosphate 1-O-acyltransferase PlsY: MGLEAFLPVAFVIGYLLGSIPFGLILTRLAGTQDIRSIGSGSIGATNVLRTGRKSLAAGTLLFDALKGTVAVVIAGYIAGPNAAMVAGLGAFLGHLFPVWLKFKGGKGVAVYIGILLGLFWPGAVVFCLLWLATAFTSRYSSLSALVAAFITPMFLWWFGHLALSALAAVLTLLLFYAHRENIKRLQAGKESRIGEKA
- a CDS encoding dihydroorotase, giving the protein MLTDRRPILLANARVVDPSRDFDGVGDVLIADGTIRETRRGIGAAGVPEGTDIVNCSGKIVAPGLVDMRAFVGEPGFSHRETFASASQAAATGGITTIICQPDTSPVIDNSATVDFVMRRARDTAIVNIQPMAALTKGMRGEEMTEFGLLKAAGAVAFSDGDRSVTNAQVMRRALTYARDFDALIVHHTEDPDLVGEGVMNEGEFASRLGLMGIPNAAEAVMLERDMRLVALTGGRYHAASLSCIDSLDILERARDAGLAVSASVSINHLALNENDIGPYRSFLKLSPPLRTEDNRRALVAAMASGLVDVIMSDHNPQDVEVKRLPFAEAAPGAVGLETMLPAGLRLVHNGEMELKTLIRAMSTRPAELLGLAGGTLRAGSPADVIVIDPDVPWVVDPADLKSPCKNTPFDEARFTGRVVRTIVGGRTVYEHV